One window of the Triticum dicoccoides isolate Atlit2015 ecotype Zavitan chromosome 3B, WEW_v2.0, whole genome shotgun sequence genome contains the following:
- the LOC119278006 gene encoding BTB/POZ and TAZ domain-containing protein 1-like, whose protein sequence is MPEAPARAAAAGGGGASAPADVDVVTSSGRRKIAAHSSVLASASPVLETVLERRLQRLRESGKGGRAVVRIRGVTDDVAAAFVRLLYAGSRHGEGEVEEDVEKYAEQLLVLAHAYRVPWLKLWCQEAIGSRLTPGTVVDVLQLADLCDAPQLHLRCMRLLAKEFRAVERTEAWRFLRDNDPWQELDVLRQLHDADMRRRKWRRKRAEQKVYMELSDAMDILRHICTEGCTEVGPVGQAPAKSPCPSYATCRGLQLLIRHFSRCKSRASCPRCQRMWQMLRLHAALCRLSVGHCNTPLCTQFKLKEQKKEAVSASVVAKAGDGSDGRWGLLVKKVKAVSVMSSLGKRSPPSQCC, encoded by the exons ATGCCGGAGGCACCTGCACGGGCAgcagccgccggcggcggcggcgcctccgCCCCCGCCGACGTCGACGTCGTCACCTCCAGCGGCCGCCGCAAGATCGCCGCCCATTCCTCCGTTCTT GCGTCGGCGTCGCCGGTGCTGGAGACCGTCCTGGAGCGCCGGCTGCAGAGGCTCAGGGAGAGCGGCAAGGGCGGCAGGGCCGTCGTCCGGATCCGCGGCGTCACCGACGACGTCGCGGCGGCGTTCGTCCGCCTCCTCTACGCCGGCAGCAG GCATGGCGAGGGCGAGGTGGAGGAGGACGTGGAGAAGTACGCAGAGCAGCTGCTGGTGCTGGCGCACGCGTACCGGGTGCCGTGGCTCAAGCTGTGGTGCCAGGAGGCCATCGGGTCGCGGCTCACGCCGGGTACCGTGGTGGACGTGCTGCAGCTGGCCGACCTCTGCGACGCGCCGCAGCTCCACCTCCGCTGCATGCGCCTCCTCGCCAAGGAGTTCCGCGCCGTCGAGCGCACCGAGGCATGGCGCTTCCTCCGCGACAACGACCCCTGGCAGGAGCTCGACGTCCTCCGCCAACTCCACGACGCCGACATG CGGCGGCGAAAGTGGCGTCGGAAGCGCGCGGAGCAGAAGGTGTACATGGAGCTGAGCGACGCCATGGACATCCTGCGGCACATCTGCACGGAGGGCTGCACGGAGGTCGGCCCCGTGGGGCAGGCGCCGGCCAAGTCGCCGTGCCCGTCCTACGCGACGTGCCGgggcctgcagctcctcatccgccACTTCTCCCGGTGCAAGAGCCGCGCCAGCTGCCCCCGGTGCCAGCGCATGTGGCAGATGCTCCGCCTCCACGCCGCGCTCTGCCGCCTCTCCGTCGGCCACTGCAACACCCCTCTCTGCAC GCAGTTCAAGCTCAAGGAGCAGAAGAAGGAGGCCGTGTCGGCTTCGGTGGTGGCGAAGGCCGGCGACGGAAGCGACGGCAGGTGGGGGCTTCTTGTGAAGAAGGTGAAGGCTGTCAGCGTCATGTCTTCCCTCGGCAAGAGAAGCCCGCCCTCTCAGTGCTGCTGA